In Gordonia sp. SL306, the genomic window CCTGTCCCGCTTCGACCACTTCCGGATCCACTTGCCGGATCGCGAGTTCGGTGAGGCGGATGCCCGGCGGCATCGCGAAGATGATGGTCGCGACGACGCCCGGCGTGGGGCCGATACCGAAGATGATGATCACCGGGACCAGGTAGACGAGGCCCGGAAGGGTCTGCATCAGGTCGAGGATCGGCCGGACGACGGCCGACACCGCCCGGTTGCGGGCCGCAAGAATGCCGATCGGGATCGCGATCACGAGCGCGATGATCACCGCCACGAGGACCAGGGCGATCGTGCTCATCGCGTTCAGCCACTGATCGAAGGCGCGGATGAAATAGAAGCCGATGACCGTGAAGACCGCTAGTGGCCACCCTTTTCGGAGGCCACCGGCGAGCAGGGCGAGGACGGCGAGAATCACGATCATGACGTAGTAAGGCGGGCTGGACAGCACGTTGTACAACGCGTCGTAGAACCCGTCGATCACGGTCTTGATCGCGTCGAACAGCCAGGAGGCGTGTTCGGTGAACCAGTCGAAGGCGGACTCGACGGCGTCCCCGAGATGGATACGCGGGTTGGCGAAGCTCACGATGCGTCACCACCTTCGAGATCGGTGGGGGGCGGTTCGACGACGTTGTCCACGTCGGCATGCTCGGACGAACCCGGCGCGGTGTCCCTGGGCGCCATCGAGGCGAGCAGCCCGACCCGCGGCACGACGCCGCGCAGCCGCCCGTCGTCATCGGTGACCACCAACGGCACCGGCGACTCACTCGACGGCGCAAACAGTTCGGCCACCGGCGTCGACCCGGTGACCGAGACGAGCGCGTCCTTTCGCAGCAAAGGCGTCAGTTCTTTCTGGTCGGATTTCACTGCCGCGACCGCATCGTCGTCGGTGACGTAACCGAGCAGTCGCCGGTCACGGTCGACGACGAGAACGCCCGAGGTCTGGTGCTGTCGCATCTCGTTGACGGCACCACGCGGTCCGGCGGACAACGTGATCACCGCAGTCGCTGGCTCCATGACCGAACTTGCGGTCAACACCCTGGACCGGTCGACCTCGGCGGTGAACTTCGCGACGTAATCGTTGGCCGGGTCGGTCAGAATCTGTTCCGCGGTACCGATCTGGACGATCCGTCCGGACCTCATGACGGCGATCCGGTCACCCACGTACATCGCCTCGTTGAGGTCGTGGGTGATGAAGATGATCGTCTTGCCGAGGCTGGACTGGAGTTCGATGAGCTGGTCCTGCATCTCACCGCGGATCAACGGATCGAGCGCGGAGAACGCCTCGTCCATCAGCAGGATGTCCGTTTCCGCTGCCAGTGCTCGCGCCAGACCGACACGCTGTTGCATGCCGCCCGACAGTTGGCCGGGCAGTCGGTCCCCCCAGCCCTCGAGGCCGACGACGCCGAGCCAGTGGTCCGCACGTTCGAGCCGCTCGGTCTTGCCGATGCCCTGTTCCTTGAGCGCGTATGCCGCGTTGTCTCGGACCGTCCGGTGCGGGAGAAGAGCGAAATGCTGGAAAACCATGGAGACGTGGTCACGACGGATGCCCCGCAGGGCTTTGTCGGAGACCTTGGTGATGTCGGTGTCGCCGATGTGGATGTTGCCCGCGGATGGCTTCCACAGCCCGTTGAGGGTCCGGATCAAGGTCGATTTTCCGGAACCGGACAGCCCCATCACGACGAAGATCTCACCGGACGCGACCTCGAAACTGGCGTCGATGACCGCTGCGGTGCCCATCTCTTTCAGGTCGTCGGGGTCCGCACCGGCCCGTAACCGCTTGACCACCTCGTTCTCACGTCGACCGAAGATCTTGTAGACGTGCTCGGCGCGTAGCGCGACGTCGTTGGGATGCGTACCCGGCTGGGCAGCCTCACTCAGGGATGGAGTCGCCAAACCCTCACCTTTCCGGGCCTGGCCGTGTCGCTCGTGGTCCGTTCGGAGCCAGCGCCGGCGATCACATTCCGGATCACGCCGGGGCGCATCCGAGGCCACATTTTGTCGGTCGGTTCGTCTGTCACCTTAGTCAGGTGACGGTTGACGCACATCATTTGCCTGGTGTTGACCGTGTCTTCGGCAACAACGACCACGTTGAAATCGGACAAAGCGCCGACGCCGCAACGGGTTGACCGTGGCCCCCTGGCGGGTGCCGGATCAGTGGATCAGGCCGCCGCCGACAGCAACACATCGCACGCGCGGGCAACCGCACGATCGGGCGGCGTCAGCCGGTCGGCCAGGCGCACGGCGTTCTCGGCAACGCACTCGTCGAGCAACAGTGCGAGGTCATCGTCGTCGAGCTTGCGCAACCGCCGGCCGCCTCCGACCTCCAAGCGGCGGAGTGCGGCGGTCCACATCGGTTGATCAGCACTGAGCCAGCCCACCACCGCGGGGATGCCCGCCCGTGCGACGGCCGCCGTGGTGCCCGCACCACCGTGATGCACCGCGCCGCGACAGCGCGGCAGCAGCACCTCGTGATCGACCGATCCGGTCACCCGCAGAACGCCGTCGCGCTCCGGAAGGTCATGTGGCGTATGGGCGATGACCCGCAGGCCCATGGCGGTCAGCGATCCGATGATCCCCTCGATGCGTCCGCGTTCGATCGGCATGCTGCCGAATCCGACGTAGACGGGCCGGGCATCGGCTTCGGCCCAGTCGACGGCCCGTGCCGTCACCTCGCCGTCGTCTCCGTTGTATGCCTCGCGAGTGGGCCCGTCCGGCAGCAGGGTGCCGGTGAACGGCCGGGTGGGACCCCATTCGTCCGGGAGTCCCGGAAACATCAACGCGTCATACGCCTGGATCTCGGGGCCACCCGCCTCGCGGAGCCGGCGCGGAAGCGGGCCGGTCGCCGGCGCCATACCGAGGCGCCGGCGCAGGTCGCGGTCGCGACCACGCACAGTCCACCAGTTGACCTGGTCACCGATCGACCAGAACGCACGCCGGGCCCACCGCGGCGTCGATCCGAGGATCTCGACCGACTGATTGGCGCGGATCGGGCAATAGTGCAGCGGCACGAACGAGACCTGTGCGCTCTCGGCGACGGTGGCCGCGCGTTCCTGCGCAAGCAATCCGGTCACCAGCACGTCGGCGTCGCCGGCGAGTTCGCCCATGACCTGTTCCGACGTCTCCGCACCGAACGCCGATATCTCCGCCAGCGCCTTGAGGCGGACCGAGGGATTCTTGCTCTTCAGCCGCTTCTTGACGAGCGGACTCTGCAGGAGCTCCGAGTTGTCCGGACACAACACTCGGGTCGGCAACCCGGTGCGGCTCACCGCCGGCGCGATGTCCTCGGGCGCCGCCACGGTGACGTCGTGGCCTCGGTCGGCAAGCGCCTGCGCGACGGCGACACCCGGCTGGACGTCGCCCCGGCTGCCGTGCATGGCAAAGCCGAATCTCATCGATTCTCCGAACTCCCCTCCAAGATCACCTCG contains:
- a CDS encoding ABC transporter permease; protein product: MSFANPRIHLGDAVESAFDWFTEHASWLFDAIKTVIDGFYDALYNVLSSPPYYVMIVILAVLALLAGGLRKGWPLAVFTVIGFYFIRAFDQWLNAMSTIALVLVAVIIALVIAIPIGILAARNRAVSAVVRPILDLMQTLPGLVYLVPVIIIFGIGPTPGVVATIIFAMPPGIRLTELAIRQVDPEVVEAGQAFGSSPARILRQIQIPLAMPTIMAGVNQVIMLALSMVVIAGFAGAGGLGGQVNESLQTLNLALGVEAGLSVVIIAVYMDRISSAIGGRGRVANA
- a CDS encoding quaternary amine ABC transporter ATP-binding protein, with protein sequence MATPSLSEAAQPGTHPNDVALRAEHVYKIFGRRENEVVKRLRAGADPDDLKEMGTAAVIDASFEVASGEIFVVMGLSGSGKSTLIRTLNGLWKPSAGNIHIGDTDITKVSDKALRGIRRDHVSMVFQHFALLPHRTVRDNAAYALKEQGIGKTERLERADHWLGVVGLEGWGDRLPGQLSGGMQQRVGLARALAAETDILLMDEAFSALDPLIRGEMQDQLIELQSSLGKTIIFITHDLNEAMYVGDRIAVMRSGRIVQIGTAEQILTDPANDYVAKFTAEVDRSRVLTASSVMEPATAVITLSAGPRGAVNEMRQHQTSGVLVVDRDRRLLGYVTDDDAVAAVKSDQKELTPLLRKDALVSVTGSTPVAELFAPSSESPVPLVVTDDDGRLRGVVPRVGLLASMAPRDTAPGSSEHADVDNVVEPPPTDLEGGDAS
- a CDS encoding glycosyltransferase — protein: MRFGFAMHGSRGDVQPGVAVAQALADRGHDVTVAAPEDIAPAVSRTGLPTRVLCPDNSELLQSPLVKKRLKSKNPSVRLKALAEISAFGAETSEQVMGELAGDADVLVTGLLAQERAATVAESAQVSFVPLHYCPIRANQSVEILGSTPRWARRAFWSIGDQVNWWTVRGRDRDLRRRLGMAPATGPLPRRLREAGGPEIQAYDALMFPGLPDEWGPTRPFTGTLLPDGPTREAYNGDDGEVTARAVDWAEADARPVYVGFGSMPIERGRIEGIIGSLTAMGLRVIAHTPHDLPERDGVLRVTGSVDHEVLLPRCRGAVHHGGAGTTAAVARAGIPAVVGWLSADQPMWTAALRRLEVGGGRRLRKLDDDDLALLLDECVAENAVRLADRLTPPDRAVARACDVLLSAAA